From a region of the Candida albicans SC5314 chromosome 1, complete sequence genome:
- the ABC1 gene encoding protein kinase (Putative ubiquinol-cytochrome-c reductase; induced upon adherence to polystyrene; flow model biofilm induced; Spider biofilm induced), which produces MSISKSIYELAVIANSLGKVLEGSSKIVQNEAYQWYKSSFVSKIIQDSCDNSQPMYEEMQNISTTIRNQVSPNINQKENPFQSQSQKRSYSTKSYSPGDEVELETESTSSNTVPDIKPKLTKTFEMSQSEVPSSRLARIFHYGSLAAGIGLNAATQGLRHYASGNSDAITMKSLVLSPQNIERMARKFSKMRGAALKLGQMLSFQDASILPKEIQQILLRVQNSAHYMPPGQLERVMSKELGLNWRERLFTSFDDVPIAAASIGQVHTAVAEDLTPVVVKVQYPGVVDSIDSDLNNILMLLTASSLLPPGLFLDKTIANARVELKWECDYIREARNLVRMREFLKDDDAFEVPRVFHQLCGEHVLTMERMRGIEIVKGDWGQSTKDWIATNIMRLCLLEIKEFKFMQTDPNWANFLYNEKTHKIELLDFGAARDFGDHFIDNYVKLLRAAVKKDRKRVEEISKDLGYLTGLESPQMVKAHVDSVMCLGEAFSPVDNNGEPFNFKKQTISDRVRGNVGLMLNERLTPPPEETYSLHRKLSGVFLLCSRLNATVPCEDLFREIIGYED; this is translated from the coding sequence ATGTCGATAAGCAAAAGTATTTACGAACTAGCCGTGATAGCTAACTCATTGGGTAAAGTACTCGAGGGATCTTCTAAAATTGTTCAGAATGAAGCTTACCAATGGTACAAGAGTAGTTTTGTCTCTAAAATCATACAAGACTCATGTGATAATTCTCAACCCATGTATGAAGAGATGCAAAATATTTCCACTACTATAAGAAACCAAGTTTCCCCtaatataaatcaaaaggAAAATCCATTCCAAAGCCAGTCTCAAAAACGTAGTTACTCCACAAAATCCTACTCACCTGGCGATGAAGTTGAATTGGAAACTGAAAGCACGAGCTCTAACACTGTTCCAGACATCAAACCAAAGTTAACGAAAACCTTTGAAATGTCCCAGAGTGAAGTTCCAAGCAGCAGATTGGCTCGTATTTTCCATTATGGTTCTTTGGCCGCAGGGATTGGATTAAATGCTGCTACCCAGGGACTTAGGCATTACGCATCGGGAAACTCAGACGCAATCACCATGAAATCATTGGTGTTATCTCcacaaaatattgaaagaatGGCCAGAAAGTTTTCCAAGATGAGAGGTGCTGCATTAAAACTTGGTCAAATGCTTTCGTTTCAAGATGCTTCCATTTTACCTAAAGagattcaacaaattttgttaaGAGTTCAGAATTCAGCCCATTACATGCCTCCTGGTCAATTGGAAAGAGTGATGTCTAAAGAATTGGGTTTGAATTGGCGTGAACGTTTATTTACTTCTTTTGATGATGTACCTATTGCAGCTGCATCTATTGGTCAAGTGCATACTGCTGTTGCAGAAGATTTAACCCCAGTTGTTGTCAAGGTTCAATACCCTGGTGTGGTGGACTCGATTGATTCTGatttaaacaatattttgatgTTATTAACTGCGTCTTCATTGTTACCACCAGGTTTATTTTTGGATAAAACCATTGCCAATGCCAGagttgaattgaaatggGAATGTGACTATATCAGAGAAGCAAGAAATTTAGTTAGAATGAGagaatttttaaaagatgACGATGCATTCGAGGTCCCAAGAGTTTTCCACCAACTTTGTGGTGAACATGTTTTAACAATGGAAAGAATGAGaggaattgaaattgttaaagGGGATTGGGGTCAAAGTACCAAAGATTGGATCGCGACTAACATTATGAGATTGTGCTTATTggaaattaaagaattcaaatttatgCAAACAGATCCAAATTGGGCTAATTTCTTATATAACGAAAAGACCCATAAAATCgaattattagattttgGTGCTGCTCGTGATTTTGGCGATCATTTTATCGACAACTACGTTAAACTCTTGAGAGCTGCAGTTAAAAAAGACCGTAAAAgagttgaagaaatttcCAAGGATTTGGGATATTTGACTGGTCTCGAATCCCCACAAATGGTTAAAGCACATGTTGACTCGGTTATGTGTCTTGGTGAAGCATTTTCCCCAGTTGATAATAACGGTGAGccatttaatttcaaaaaacaaactattTCGGACAGAGTCAGAGGCAATGTTGGATTAATGTTAAACGAGAGATTAACTCCACCACCGGAAGAAACCTATTCCTTACATAGAAAATTAAGTGGAGTATTTTTGCTATGTTCCAGATTAAATGCAACTGTTCCTTGTGAAGATTTATTCAGAGAAATTATCGGTTACGAAGATTGA
- a CDS encoding uncharacterized protein (Plasma membrane protein of unknown function; colony morphology-related gene regulation by Ssn6; repressed by nitric oxide), whose protein sequence is MSSKAPSNEQIKKDVKKDADNIAKKGKEESEHLKKQGKEAVDEASEKGKEFIDQANKKGKELLDEANDKSKEFLKEARKELNHLEEEGQNLLSQFVAYVKSTANSIGQSLNKAGAELQSATSAAVSRTSVELQNPVVIAQIAVAAGGAAAGYLAYLERYRINTDNKYVVGIHASIITGLVVLDGYLFSTYYPKYDKKVAK, encoded by the coding sequence ATGTCATCCAAAGCTCCATCTAACGAACAAATTAAGAAAGACGTTAAAAAAGACGCCGATAACATTGCTAAAAAGGGTAAAGAAGAATCCGAACACTTGAAAAAGCAAGGCAAAGAAGCTGTCGATGAAGCCAGCGAAAAAGGTAAAGAATTCATTGATCAAGCTAACAAAAAGggtaaagaattattagatgAAGCCAACGATAAAAGTAAAGAATTCTTGAAGGAAGCTAGAAAAGAGTTGAACCatttggaagaagaaggacAAAACTTATTGTCTCAATTTGTTGCATATGTCAAATCCACTGCTAACTCAATTGGACAGTCATTAAATAAAGCTGGAGCTGAATTGCAACTGGCCACTAGTGCAGCTGTCTCGAGAACTTCGGTTGAATTGCAAAACCCTGTTGTCATTGCTCAaattgctgttgctgctggTGGTGCCGCTGCTGGTTACTTGGCCTACTTGGAAAGATATAGAATTAACACCGACAACAAGTACGTTGTTGGTATACATGCCTCCATCATTACTGGGTTAGTCGTACTCGATGGATACTTGTTTTCTACCTACTATCCAAAATACGATAAAAAAGTTGCTAAATAA
- a CDS encoding uncharacterized protein (Ortholog of Bre4 in S. cerevisiae has a role in brefeldin A resistence; a drug that affect intracellular transport; Spider biofilm induced), which produces MTSDESDNYNDTCDSMDSTDESQLLTSSTGIRSDGSLPRLVIDRQSSVILANTGERVHRSISFSNSQDTLTDTDSLFSSDGVLYQRVVVPVLRVYHNEVFRNVFKCSMAYFLASLGVYYTPFDEFLGSTDSKHVVATVAVYFHPSRTKGSMTQTLMFVVISIVYSFTVSLGCRAISAYFYRGGKDEFSHFIDLIISSISLGVISFMKQKVNKLTFNTACSLACISIVACIVKEGSMNSDNIPLPRIESTFQVVVSGCIISVACCYFIWPVSAVKKLQKTLNDSYDIFSQVISILVRRFVAGEQFTPVDIEMIEKLKTNIKSLSEYLEEAKYELYVVGKEGELLFLERLVKSTVSLARHLQALSAAIRMQWTLLHEENIISDTPSLRSFVTEDIHLSPSVLNMTHAMPSPLQDEAHNSLQLFDLFVQHLAPSIKSFVFTIKGVLGEVPFENFSEENPNRFASTTTLQYSLESAIRLFEEKQEQSFDKLYGQKIFKQNSDFDFKADQEEVTACCGNFSSLLSQFGSELLQFIKLCDRYDDVASSSRTWRWLKFWERKSEPKRTIDNSLHAAVDDLREQYGLGSFKSPEHGSFAQELGYSTWKFLKVFKRTDVQFGIRVGLGAACISLFAFIPATKGIFNVWRGEWALTIYCIMMNKSLGGTTMTVKWRIIGTFLGAFTSFAVWKVTDANVYALCLTGVLISIPSFYIIMYWKRNNAFGRFILLTYNLTALYSYSMIQKDSEDDNEGGDNPIIGEIAFHRFIAVSIGIMWALTMATWFLPNSARVRLKNGLSALWLRLGVIWNSDPLEFNPDTKQLVGFKAEEGTNKLLAECETLLKQAPVEFRLKGAFPSHIYSRLIKDTSAIIDAFQNLDLLIKVDPTLSPSEEFVFKYIEIEREEVEQRIFLVFYMLASAMKLGFPIPSKPASIEHAKDRMLYKLSNIRQQQEEELVLKNADFILLYSYILVATTIAEQLDRIMVQLKELLGEISEDIFQLV; this is translated from the coding sequence ATGACTAGTGATGAATCAGATAACTATAACGATACCTGTGATTCTATGGATAGCACAGATGAGAGTCAATTACTTACTAGCAGTACCGGAATCAGGTCCGATGGTTCGTTGCCAAGATTGGTGATTGATAGACAAAGTTCAGTTATTCTAGCCAACACAGGAGAACGAGTCCATCGTTccatttcattttcaaactCACAAGATACATTAACAGATACAGATTCTTTATTTCTGTCTGATGGGGTTTTATACCAGAGAGTAGTTGTTCCAGTTTTGCGTGTTTATCATAACGAAGTATTTCgaaatgttttcaaatgttCTATGGCTTACTTCTTGGCTTCATTAGGGGTCTATTATACTCCTTTTGACGAGTTTCTTGGCTCTACCGATTCCAAACATGTTGTGGCAACAGTCGCTGTATACTTCCATCCTTCGAGGACAAAAGGTTCCATGACACAAACTTTGATGTTTGTGGTGATTTCCATAGTGTACAGCTTTACGGTATCTCTTGGATGTCGAGCGATATCAGCATACTTTTATCGTGGAGGGAAAGATGAATTTAGCCATTTCATTGATCTAATTATTAGTTCGATCTCATTGGGTGTTATATCGTTTATGAAACAAAAGGTAAACAAGCTAACCTTTAACACAGCCTGCTCGCTAGCTTGTATATCCATTGTTGCCTGCATTGTCAAAGAAGGTAGTATGAATTCAGATAATATACCACTACCAAGAATTGAATCCACTTTTCAGGTTGTTGTGAGTGGTTGTATAATCTCCGTTGCATGCTGTTATTTCATTTGGCCAGTGAGTGCCGTTAAGAAATTACAGAAAACCTTAAACGACTCCTATGATATATTTTCACAAGTCATATCAATATTAGTTAGAAGGTTTGTTGCCGGTGAGCAATTTACACCAGTGGATATAgaaatgattgaaaaattaaaaactaatatcaaatcattatccGAATATCTCGAAGAAGCAAAATACGAATTGTATGTGGTTGGGAAAGAGGGGGAATTGCTATTCCTTGAAAGATTGGTAAAGTCGACTGTTTCATTAGCACGACACTTGCAAGCGTTGAGTGCAGCCATCCGAATGCAGTGGACACTATTGCACgaagaaaatattattagcGATACACCCAGTTTACGGAGTTTTGTAACTGAAGATATTCACCTCTCACCGTCGGTGTTAAATATGACACATGCAATGCCCCTGCCTTTGCAAGATGAAGCACACAATTCGTTGCAGCTATTTGACTTGTTTGTACAACACCTTGCACCTTCGATTAAATCATTTGTATTCACAATCAAAGGGGTGTTGGGGGAAGTTCCCTTTGAGAATTTCAGTGAAGAAAATCCAAATAGGTTTGCTTCTACTACTACCTTACAGTATTCATTAGAAAGTGCCATTagattatttgaagaaaagCAAGAGCAGTCGTTTGACAAGTTATATGGCCAGAAAATCTTCAAGCAAAATCTGGATTTTGACTTTAAAGCTGATCAAGAAGAGGTCACTGCGTGTTGTGGGAATTTTTCATCTTTGTTGTCTCAGTTTGGGTCGGAACTAttacaatttattaaacttTGTGATCGCTACGATGATGTTGCGTCCAGCTCTAGAACTTGGAGATGGTTGAAATTTtgggaaagaaaaagtgaaCCCAAGAGGACCATCGATAACAGCCTACATGCAGCAGTGGATGATCTACGCGAACAATATGGGTTGGGGTCATTCAAATCCCCCGAGCATGGTTCTTTTGCTCAAGAATTGGGTTATAGTACTTGGAAATTCTTGAAAGTATTTAAACGAACTGATGTGCAGTTTGGTATTCGTGTTGGGTTAGGAGCTGCTTGTATTTCCTTATTTGCTTTTATTCCTGCAACCAAAGGTATTTTCAATGTTTGGAGAGGAGAATGGGCATTAACGATTTATTGCATAATGATGAATAAATCTCTAGGTGGGACAACAATGACTGTGAAATGGAGAATTATAGGTACTTTTCTAGGTGCATTCACGTCGTTTGCTGTTTGGAAGGTAACTGATGCCAATGTATATGCCTTGTGTTTGACTGGAGTTTTGATTTCGATTCCGTCGTTCTACATTATCATGTATTGGAAAAGGAACAACGCGTTTGGAAGATTTATCTTGTTGACTTATAACTTGACGGCCTTGTATTCTTACAGTATGATTCAAAAGGATTCAGAAGATGACAATGAAGGTGGAGATAACCCAATTATTGGAGAAATTGCATTCCATCGATTTATTGCTGTTTCTATAGGTATTATGTGGGCATTAACTATGGCTACGTGGTTTTTACCAAATAGTGCAAGAGTCAGGTTAAAAAATGGGTTGTCTGCCTTGTGGCTAAGATTGGGTGTGATATGGAATAGTGATCCTTTGGAATTTAATCCTGATACAAAGCAACTAGTTGGGTTCAAGGCTGAGGAAGGCACAAATAAATTACTTGCTGAATGTGAAACCTTGTTGAAGCAAGCTCCGGTTGAGTTTAGATTAAAGGGTGCTTTTCCTTCTCATATATATTCGAGATTAATCAAGGATACGTCTGCCATCATTGACGCTTTCCAGAATTTAGACTTGTTGATTAAAGTTGATCCCACATTGAGTCCAAGTGAGgaatttgttttcaaatacattgaaattgaacGAGAAGAGGTCGAACAGAGAATATTTTTGGTGTTTTATATGCTTGCTAGTGCGATGAAATTGGGTTTCCCGATACCCAGTAAACCAGCTTCAATTGAACATGCTAAGGATCGAATGTTGTACAAATTGAGTAACATTAGACAACAACAGGAAGAGGAGttggttttgaaaaatgctgattttattttgttgtattCGTACATATTAGTGGCCACTACGATTGCGGAGCAATTAGATAGAATTATGGTTCAACTAAAAGAGTTGTTGGGAGAGATTTCAGAGGATATCTTTCAGTTGGTATGA
- the RPS21 gene encoding 40S ribosomal protein uS5 (Protein component of the small (40S) subunit; repressed upon phagocytosis by murine macrophage; positively regulated by Tbf1; Spider biofilm repressed): protein MSAEAPKRQFGDRRRGGRRGGRRDGEEKGWTPVTKLGRLVKAGKITSVEQIYLHSLPVKEYQIIDLLLPDLKDDVMKIRSVQKQTRAGQRTRMKAVVVIGDSNGHVGLGIKTAKEVASAIKAAIVIAKLSIIPIRRGYWGSNLGQPHSLPCKVTGKCGSVAVRLIPAPRGKGIVASPVVKRLMQLAGVEDVYTSSSGSTRTTENTLKAAFAAIGNTYSFLTPNLWAETPLAASPLEVYAEEAAAGKKRY from the coding sequence ATGTCAGCTGAAGCCCCAAAAAGACAATTTGGTGATAGAAGAAGAGGTGGTAGAAGAGGTGGTAGAAGAGATGGTGAAGAAAAAGGTTGGACTCCAGTCACCAAGTTAGGTAGATTAGTCAAAGCTGGTAAAATCACCAGTGTTGAACAAATCTACTTGCACTCTTTGCCAGTCAAGGAATACcaaatcattgatttgttATTGCCAGACTTGAAAGATGATGTCATGAAGATCAGATCTGTCCAAAAACAAACCAGAGCTGGTCAAAGAACCAGAATGAAGGCTGTTGTCGTCATTGGTGACTCTAACGGTCACGTTGGTTTGGGTATCAAGACCGCTAAAGAAGTTGCTTCTGCCATTAAAGCTGCTATTGTTATTGCCAAATTATCCATCATCCCAATCAGAAGAGGTTACTGGGGTTCTAACTTGGGTCAACCACACTCTTTGCCATGTAAAGTCACTGGTAAATGTGGTTCCGTTGCCGTTAGATTAATCCCAGCCCCAAGAGGTAAAGGTATTGTTGCTTCTCCAGTTGTCAAGAGATTAATGCAATTGGCTGGTGTTGAAGATGTCTATACTTCCTCTTCTGGTTCTACCAGAACTACCGAAAACACCTTGAAAGCTGCCTTTGCTGCTATCGGTAACACTTACAGTTTCTTGACTCCAAACTTGTGGGCTGAAACTCCATTAGCTGCTTCTCCATTGGAAGTTTACGCTGAAGAAGCTGCTGCTGGTAAAAAGAGATACTAA
- a CDS encoding mRNA-binding protein (Ortholog(s) have 5S rRNA binding, 7S RNA binding, mRNA binding, poly(A) binding, ribonuclease P RNA binding, tRNA binding activity), which translates to MQFAPDNQIGKELQQNLIQEIQRRFNKPADDAVDIADYIIYLIVAKKSEQEIVAEVKDIADISIDVGFIGDVYSEIRKLEVKYNQPPAAVEEASQPQQEQQQQSQASVVAPQIPIGPKKQLTEEEKIALRSQRFGTTTRLSGRGGRGGITKTRTDFRNGHNNKNFLDPKKLDQIISGANNGAIKFVPLPPKGRCPDFPYCKNQNCEKAHPTKNCFNYPDCPNPPGTCNFLHPDQDQELIAKLETSKKEFEEKKKNQLMVKQGSCKYGLKCAKENCPFAHPTPANPESGKIETLEWCPQGKNCQDRNCTKSHPPPPTANSEKLLSAADLALEQCKFGSQCTNLKCPRRHATSAVPCRAGAECRRVDCTFSHPLKEPCRFGTKCTNKVCMYQHPEGRTIASHTWTRDGSGNNNSTSNRSFAVSEDQIMEQVAQ; encoded by the coding sequence ATGCAATTTGCTCCAGATAACCAAATAGGCAAAGAGTTACAGCAAAACTTGATTCAAGAAATACAAAGGCGTTTCAATAAACCGGCTGATGATGCCGTAGATATTGCTGACTATATCATCTACTTGATTGTGGCAAAAAAGAGCGAACAAGAAATAGTCGCAGAAGTCAAAGATATTGCTGACATATCTATTGATGTTGGGTTTATTGGGGATGTTTATCTGGAAATCAGAAAGTTGGAAgtaaaatataatcaacCTCCTGCTGCAGTGGAGGAAGCTTCTCAACCTCAACAAgaacagcaacagcaatcTCAAGCTTCTGTAGTGGCTCCACAAATTCCTATTGGTCCTAAGAAACAATTAACTGAGGAAGAGAAGATTGCCCTTCGAAGTCAAAGATTTGGAACTACTACTAGATTGAGTGGGCGAGGTGGACGTGGTGGTATAACTAAAACTAGAACCGATTTCAGAAATGGGCACAATAATAAGAACTTCCTAGACCCTAAAAAATTAGACCAAATAATTTCTGGTGCCAATAATGGGGCTATTAAGTTTGTACCACTCCCACCAAAAGGTAGATGTCCAGATTTCCCATATTGTAAGAATCAGAATTGTGAAAAAGCTCATCCAACAAAAAACTGTTTCAACTACCCGGATTGCCCTAACCCACCGGGAACATGTAATTTTTTGCATCCGGATCAAGACCAAGAGTTGATTGCTAAATTAGAAACAtctaaaaaagaatttgaagaaaagaaaaagaatcaacTTATGGTCAAACAAGGCTCATGTAAATATGGTTTGAAATGTGCTAAAGAAAATTGTCCATTTGCTCACCCAACACCAGCTAATCCTGAATCTGGTAAGATTGAAACTTTGGAATGGTGTCCACAAGGTAAGAATTGTCAAGATAGAAATTGTACTAAATCACATCCACCTCCACCTACGGCAAACTcagaaaaattattatcagcTGCTGACTTGGCATTGGAACAATGTAAATTTGGTTCACAATGTACTAATCTCAAATGTCCAAGAAGACATGCAACTTCGGCTGTGCCATGTCGTGCTGGTGCTGAATGTAGAAGAGTCGATTGTACATTTTCCCATCCATTGAAAGAACCATGCCGTTTTGGAACAAAATGTACAAATAAAGTGTGTATGTACCAACATCCTGAAGGAAGAACTATTGCCTCTCACACTTGGACCAGGGATGGTAGTGGCAATAATAACAGTACCTCAAATCGATCATTTGCTGTTTCTGAAGATCAGATTATGGAACAAGTTGCTCAATAG